A genomic window from Cloacibacillus evryensis DSM 19522 includes:
- the purN gene encoding phosphoribosylglycinamide formyltransferase codes for MYLPRIAILISGTGTNMEAILKASITGELPAQVSFVGSDRLEAKGLSTAAALGAPTRVFFYRRDGKTAAEEAIAKAVDETASDWIVLAGFMRILSPEFVRRFKGRIINIHPALLPAFPGAHGILDAWNAGVPETGVTVHIVDEEVDHGPILAQERVRRTPEDTLESLEAKIHAAEHQLYKRALKEFLEKNPVDIDQLEGEQDGKDGN; via the coding sequence ATGTACCTCCCGCGAATAGCGATACTCATATCGGGAACGGGAACGAACATGGAGGCCATTTTAAAGGCCTCCATTACCGGCGAGCTGCCCGCGCAGGTCTCCTTCGTCGGCAGCGACCGGCTGGAGGCCAAGGGGCTTTCGACGGCTGCCGCGCTGGGAGCGCCCACACGGGTCTTTTTTTACCGGCGCGACGGCAAAACGGCGGCCGAAGAGGCCATCGCGAAGGCCGTCGATGAGACAGCCAGCGACTGGATCGTGCTCGCCGGCTTTATGCGCATACTCTCGCCGGAATTCGTCCGCCGCTTCAAGGGGCGGATCATAAACATCCACCCGGCGCTGCTTCCGGCCTTTCCCGGCGCGCACGGGATACTCGACGCCTGGAACGCCGGCGTGCCGGAGACGGGAGTCACCGTCCACATCGTCGACGAAGAGGTCGACCACGGGCCGATCCTGGCACAGGAGAGGGTCCGGCGCACCCCCGAGGATACGCTTGAAAGCCTTGAGGCCAAGATACACGCGGCGGAACATCAGCTTTATAAACGCGCTCTAAAGGAATTTCTGGAAAAGAATCCGGTGGATATCGATCAATTGGAGGGAGAACAGGATGGAAAAGATGGAAACTAG